From a region of the uncultured Desulfatiglans sp. genome:
- a CDS encoding hypothetical protein (Evidence 5 : Unknown function) codes for MSFHPEMVFFANLGIHLDVCLCGDLQVVSAQVLDFPDMGKKSSFPDWKLGCTGKSFPDGY; via the coding sequence TTGAGTTTCCATCCGGAAATGGTCTTTTTTGCCAATCTGGGCATTCATCTGGACGTTTGCTTGTGCGGCGATCTACAGGTCGTCTCCGCGCAAGTACTGGATTTTCCTGATATGGGCAAAAAGTCTTCATTTCCGGATTGGAAGCTGGGTTGTACCGGAAAATCATTTCCGGATGGGTACTGA
- a CDS encoding 6-phosphofructokinase: protein MTNTELDFTIQKLGEGAMPSPMANTQFVRDEQHVAFHRDARDILDCVEAGLDPPQFELAGPREKIYFDPWKLKCGIVTCGGLCPGLNDVIRAIVLGLFYHYGVQTVFGFRYGFEGLSYRYHHVPLELTPEGVKDIHKMGGSILASSRGPQDVSEMVDNLERMNIGILFTIGGDGTLRGGMAIAEEIERRGLKIAVIGVPKTIDNDISYVQASFGFDTAVSEARIAIDSANTEATGARNGIGLVKLMGRESGFIAAWATIASSDVNYCLVPEVPFTLHGFLRSLEERIERRAHAVIVVGEGAGQDLMQATGERDASGNVRFNDIGLFLKEKINDHFRGLGVEVNLKYIDPSYTIRSLPANPRDSAFCLLLGHHAVHAGMSGRTNMLVGTWKGEFTHVPLRMATSSRKKINPDGRFWSTVLSSTGQPREML from the coding sequence ATGACGAACACAGAATTGGACTTCACGATCCAGAAGCTTGGGGAGGGCGCTATGCCTTCCCCGATGGCGAATACCCAGTTCGTCAGGGACGAGCAGCATGTCGCCTTTCACCGGGATGCGCGCGATATCCTGGACTGCGTGGAAGCCGGACTCGATCCGCCGCAGTTCGAATTGGCTGGGCCGCGTGAGAAGATCTACTTCGACCCGTGGAAGCTCAAGTGCGGGATCGTCACCTGCGGGGGGCTCTGTCCGGGGCTGAATGACGTCATCCGCGCCATCGTCCTTGGCCTCTTCTATCACTACGGCGTGCAGACCGTTTTCGGCTTCCGCTACGGCTTCGAGGGGTTGAGCTATCGCTATCACCATGTGCCGCTCGAACTGACACCGGAGGGGGTGAAGGACATCCACAAGATGGGAGGGTCCATCCTGGCATCGTCCCGGGGACCTCAGGACGTTTCCGAGATGGTCGACAACCTCGAACGGATGAACATCGGTATCCTCTTTACCATCGGGGGGGACGGCACCCTGAGGGGCGGCATGGCCATCGCCGAGGAGATCGAACGAAGAGGGCTGAAGATCGCCGTCATCGGCGTTCCCAAGACCATCGACAACGATATCTCCTATGTCCAGGCCTCCTTCGGTTTCGACACGGCCGTGTCCGAGGCGCGGATCGCGATCGATTCCGCCAACACGGAGGCGACAGGCGCCCGGAACGGGATCGGTCTCGTGAAGCTGATGGGGCGTGAGTCCGGTTTTATCGCCGCCTGGGCGACGATCGCGAGCAGCGACGTCAACTACTGCCTGGTCCCGGAGGTCCCGTTTACGCTGCACGGCTTCCTGCGGTCTCTCGAGGAGCGTATCGAACGGCGGGCGCATGCGGTGATCGTGGTCGGTGAAGGGGCGGGGCAGGACCTTATGCAGGCCACGGGGGAGCGGGATGCATCGGGCAACGTGCGGTTCAACGACATCGGCCTCTTCCTGAAGGAGAAGATCAACGACCATTTCAGGGGGCTCGGCGTCGAGGTGAATCTGAAGTACATCGATCCCAGCTACACTATCCGGAGCCTTCCCGCCAATCCAAGGGATTCCGCCTTCTGTCTTCTGCTGGGCCACCACGCGGTCCATGCGGGGATGTCGGGCCGCACGAACATGCTCGTCGGCACATGGAAAGGCGAGTTTACGCATGTACCGCTCCGGATGGCCACCTCCAGCAGAAAAAAGATCAACCCTGACGGGCGCTTCTGGAGCACGGTCCTATCCTCCACCGGGCAACCGAGGGAGATGCTGTAG
- a CDS encoding Periplasmic solute binding protein: MRMWMRAGMIPVLVLLLSCAAGRSLVRAAEPLRVFVSVIPQGYFVERIGGERVEVHAMVKPGANPATYEPKPNQMVLLAGTRVYFATGVPFEGTWLGRFASMNPGMRIVRTDRGIEKRTMEGHRHADEKPEAGHSSEAGRDPHVWLSPPLVMLQARRILEALIREDPSGRMDFEANYKRLILDLIDLDAEIRQLFADKREGGAFLVFHPAWGYFAEAYGLWQIPVEVEGKEPKPSELSQLIDHARKEKITALFVQPQFSTRSAQVIAEAIGGKLVVADPLAGDWMANLRQVARSVHAALP, translated from the coding sequence ATGAGGATGTGGATGCGGGCGGGGATGATCCCGGTTCTGGTTCTTCTTCTGTCTTGTGCAGCGGGCCGGTCGCTGGTCCGCGCCGCTGAGCCGCTGAGGGTCTTCGTAAGCGTCATTCCGCAGGGCTATTTTGTGGAGAGAATCGGGGGCGAGCGGGTGGAGGTGCATGCCATGGTCAAACCCGGCGCGAATCCGGCCACCTATGAACCTAAGCCGAATCAGATGGTTTTGCTGGCCGGGACCCGAGTTTATTTTGCCACAGGGGTGCCGTTCGAGGGTACGTGGCTGGGCCGGTTTGCTTCGATGAACCCTGGAATGCGGATCGTGCGCACCGATCGGGGCATCGAAAAGCGTACGATGGAAGGTCATCGTCACGCGGATGAAAAACCCGAGGCCGGCCATTCGTCCGAGGCCGGCAGGGACCCCCACGTCTGGCTCTCACCGCCGCTTGTCATGCTCCAGGCACGCCGTATCCTCGAGGCCCTGATCCGGGAAGACCCTTCTGGAAGGATGGATTTCGAAGCGAACTACAAGCGGTTGATCCTCGACCTGATCGATCTCGATGCCGAGATTCGGCAGCTCTTCGCTGACAAGAGAGAGGGGGGGGCATTCCTGGTGTTTCACCCGGCATGGGGTTACTTCGCGGAGGCTTACGGCCTCTGGCAGATTCCTGTGGAGGTCGAGGGGAAGGAGCCCAAACCTTCCGAACTCTCGCAATTGATCGACCATGCCCGGAAAGAAAAGATCACCGCCTTGTTTGTCCAACCCCAGTTCTCTACCCGCAGTGCCCAGGTGATAGCGGAGGCGATCGGCGGGAAGCTGGTCGTCGCCGATCCGCTCGCAGGCGATTGGATGGCGAACCTGCGCCAGGTTGCGAGAAGTGTCCATGCGGCGCTGCCCTGA
- the glgX gene encoding Glycogen operon protein GlgX homolog: protein MGPYSTRAGSRFPFGMQYSEEGTNFSFPCRYAHAVELLLFENALSQAPFQVIQLDPQINRTYFTWHVFVEALPAATAYTWRADGPSDPSVTGLRFDGGKSLVDPWAVAVSDALWDRQRASAPGDNTASSMRGIVVDVADYDWEGDEPLNHSLEKVVIYEAHVGGFTRHPSSKVKQPGTFAGLVDQIPYLKALGVTDVELMPVMAFDEQDVPEGPRERGLHNFWGYSPHSFYSPHPGYCTAPHLGSHLKDFRDMVKALHQAEIGVIMDVVFNHTAEGGADGPTINFKGFWNNAFYHLDRNDRSVYRDYTGCGNTINCNHPLVSLFLIRCLEYWVEEMHVDGFRFDLASVFTRGEDGHVMRNAPFVWGVEFSQVLNQTRIIAEAWDAGGLYQVGAFPGLRMAEWNGRYRDVIRRFLRGDGGLIGEVATRVSGSSDLYEPRDRLPINSINFITCHDGFTLQDLVSYNWKHNEANGEANRDGTEENLSWNCGCEGETRDLAILSLRRRQTRNFAAILLLSQGVPMLLAGDEVLRSQQGNNNAYCQDNPIGWLDWQLTRTNEDMLRFVREMIAFRKRHPALMRRRFLTGAPAGPEDLPDITWHGPDGSDPSWNDPEGRFLAFTLAGLTPEEEPVHVICNMSTRSLRVPLPALAGKTWFLAVDTSRRPPEDITEKDRQQLVPHPEATLVLTHSVLICEARGRLE from the coding sequence ATGGGACCATACAGCACGCGTGCAGGTTCACGCTTCCCTTTTGGAATGCAATACTCGGAGGAGGGCACGAACTTCTCGTTCCCCTGCCGGTACGCTCACGCCGTAGAACTGCTTCTTTTCGAAAACGCCCTCAGCCAGGCGCCCTTTCAGGTCATTCAACTCGATCCGCAGATCAACCGGACCTATTTCACCTGGCATGTCTTCGTCGAGGCCCTGCCGGCAGCGACCGCTTACACCTGGCGCGCGGACGGTCCGAGCGACCCGTCCGTCACCGGGCTGCGTTTCGACGGCGGGAAATCCCTTGTCGACCCTTGGGCCGTCGCGGTATCGGACGCCTTGTGGGACCGGCAGCGCGCCTCCGCCCCCGGAGACAACACCGCCTCGTCCATGCGCGGCATCGTAGTCGATGTGGCGGACTACGACTGGGAGGGTGACGAACCCCTGAACCACAGCCTCGAAAAGGTGGTCATTTATGAAGCTCATGTGGGAGGATTCACCCGCCACCCCTCATCAAAGGTGAAACAGCCGGGCACCTTTGCGGGCCTCGTGGACCAGATCCCTTATCTCAAAGCGCTTGGAGTGACGGATGTGGAACTGATGCCGGTGATGGCCTTCGACGAACAGGACGTCCCCGAAGGGCCCCGTGAGCGCGGTCTCCACAACTTCTGGGGATACAGCCCGCATTCCTTTTATTCGCCCCATCCCGGTTACTGCACCGCGCCTCACCTCGGATCCCATCTAAAGGACTTCCGGGACATGGTCAAGGCACTTCATCAGGCCGAGATCGGCGTGATCATGGACGTGGTCTTCAACCACACCGCCGAAGGCGGTGCGGACGGCCCCACGATCAACTTCAAGGGCTTCTGGAACAACGCCTTCTATCATCTCGACCGCAACGACCGCAGCGTCTACCGCGACTACACGGGCTGCGGCAACACCATCAACTGCAACCACCCGCTCGTGTCGCTTTTTCTGATTCGATGCCTGGAATACTGGGTCGAAGAAATGCACGTCGACGGGTTTCGATTCGATCTGGCGAGCGTATTCACCAGGGGGGAAGACGGACACGTCATGCGCAATGCCCCGTTCGTCTGGGGCGTCGAGTTCTCACAGGTCCTCAACCAGACCAGGATCATCGCCGAGGCATGGGATGCCGGCGGCCTCTATCAAGTCGGGGCCTTTCCCGGGCTGCGCATGGCCGAATGGAACGGCCGTTACCGGGATGTCATCCGGCGGTTCCTACGGGGGGACGGCGGCCTCATCGGCGAAGTCGCCACCCGCGTCTCCGGCAGCAGCGACCTCTATGAACCGAGGGACCGTCTTCCCATCAATAGCATCAATTTCATCACCTGCCATGACGGTTTCACCCTCCAGGACCTGGTCAGCTACAACTGGAAGCACAACGAGGCCAACGGGGAAGCCAACCGGGACGGGACCGAGGAGAACCTCAGCTGGAACTGCGGCTGCGAGGGCGAGACCAGGGATCTGGCCATCCTCTCCCTCCGTAGACGTCAGACGCGCAATTTCGCGGCGATCCTCCTTTTGAGTCAAGGCGTCCCGATGCTCCTTGCCGGCGACGAGGTCCTCCGTTCCCAGCAGGGAAACAACAACGCCTATTGCCAGGACAACCCCATTGGCTGGCTCGACTGGCAGCTCACGCGCACGAACGAAGACATGCTGCGATTCGTCCGCGAGATGATCGCCTTCCGCAAACGCCACCCCGCCCTCATGCGCAGGCGCTTCCTGACCGGCGCCCCGGCTGGCCCGGAAGATCTCCCCGACATCACCTGGCACGGGCCGGACGGGAGCGACCCGTCCTGGAACGATCCCGAGGGCCGTTTCCTGGCCTTCACCCTCGCCGGCCTGACGCCCGAAGAAGAGCCAGTACACGTCATCTGCAACATGTCGACCCGTTCGCTGCGCGTCCCGCTTCCCGCCCTGGCGGGCAAAACCTGGTTCCTGGCCGTCGACACCTCGCGGCGCCCACCCGAAGACATCACGGAAAAGGACCGTCAGCAGCTCGTGCCTCACCCTGAGGCGACCCTGGTTCTCACCCACAGCGTCCTGATCTGCGAGGCCAGGGGCCGGCTCGAATAA